In a single window of the Brachionichthys hirsutus isolate HB-005 chromosome 18, CSIRO-AGI_Bhir_v1, whole genome shotgun sequence genome:
- the fam177a1 gene encoding protein FAM177A1 → MTSFPLYVTNVNISLGQTIEMDKSLGVGEDCDGVEMEDFSRRQVRDKVPRRTIFFASGETMEEYSTDEEEEEEKSAKRDVMTLDSSKLTWGPYVWFQMWRMATSTVSVCDYMGEKLASLFGITTPKYQYAIDEYYRMKKEEEEEEEENRLAEAAERQFAEQQGGEQEDQHPAAVAQPEAGGATFVNISIDVEPECHFSPPDANRVPSSLPS, encoded by the exons ATGACAAGTTTTCCATTATACGTAACGAATGTCAACATTTCTCTGGGACAAACTATAGAAATGGATAAG AGTCTCGGCGTGGGGGAGGACTGTGATGGTGTGGAAATGGAAGACTTCTCACGGAGACAGGTGCGGGACAAGGTCCCCCGCAGGACCATCTTCTTCGCCAGTGGAGAGACCATGGAGGAGTACAGCaccgatgaggaggaggaggaagagaagtcCGCGAAGAGAGACGTCATGACTTTAGATTCG TCCAAACTGACTTGGGGTCCATATGTATGGTTCCAAATGTGGAGAATGGCTACATCTACCGTCTCAG TCTGCGATTACATGGGCGAGAAACTGGCCTCTCTGTTCGGCATCACGACTCCGAAGTACCAGTACGCCATCGATGAGTATTACCGTATGAAGAAAGAG gaggaggaggaggaagaggagaaccgTCTGGCTGAGGCGGCGGAGCGTCAGTTTGCGGAGCAGCAGGGAGGTGAGCAGGAGGATCAACATCCTGCCGCTGTAGCGCAGCCAGAGGCCGGCGGAGCGACGTTCGTAAACATCAGCATCGATGTAGAACCCGAGTGTCATTTCAGCCCCCCGGATGCCAACAGAGtgccttcctccctcccctcctga